A stretch of DNA from Cydia fagiglandana chromosome 24, ilCydFagi1.1, whole genome shotgun sequence:
CACCGACATAAGGCACACACCTGCCACCTCTGCATGTCCAGGCTGGCTATGAACCGTGCCAAGCTAAAGTGATCCTTACTACACCGACATAAGGCACACACCTGCCACCTCTGCACGTCCAGGCTGGCTATGAACCGTGCCAAGCTAAAGTGATCCTTACTACACCGACATAAGGCACACACCTGCCACCTCTGCATGTCCAGGCTGACTATGAACCGTGCCAAGCTAAAGTGATCCTTACTACACCGACATAAGGCACACACCTGCCACCTCTGCACGTCCAGGCTGGCTATGAACCGTGCCAAGCTAAAGTGATCCTTACTACACCGACATAAGGCACACACCTGCCACCTCTGCATGTCCAGGCTGACTATGAACCGTGCCAAGCTAAAGTGATCCTTACTACACCGACATAAGGCACACACCTGCCACCTCTGCATGTCCAGGCTGACTATGAACCGTGCCAAGCTAAAGTAGTCGTTACTACACCGACATAAGGCACACACCTGCCACCTCTGCATGTCCAGGCTGACTATGAACCGTGCCAAGCTAAAGTGATCCTTACTACACCGACATAAGGCACACACCTGCCACCTCTGCACGTCCAGGCTGGCTATGAACCGTGCCAAGCTAAAGTGATCCTTACTACACCGACATAAGGCACACACCTGCCATCTCTGCACGTCCAGGCTGGCTATGAACCGTGCCAAGCTAAAGTGATCCTTACTACACCGACATAAGGCACACACCTGCCACCTCTGCATGTCCAGGCTGGCTATGAACCGTGCCAAGCTGAAGTAATCCTTACTACTACGAGATAAGGGACACACCTGCCACCTCTGCATGTCCAGGCTGACTATGAACCGTGCCAAGCTAAAGTGATCCTTACTACACCGACATAAGGCACGCACCTGCCACCTCTGCATGTCCAGGCTGACTATGAACCGTGCCAAGCTAAAGTAGTCGTTACTACACCGACATAAGGCACACACCTGCCACCTCTGCATGTCCAGGCTGACTATGAACCGTGCCAAGCTAAAGTGATCCTTACTACACCGACATAAGGCACACACCTGCCACCTCTGCACGTCCAGGCTGGCTATGAACCGTGCCAAGCTAAAGTGATCCTTACTACACCGACATAAGGCACACACCTGCCACCTCTGCATGTCCAGGCTGACTATGAACCGTGCCAAGCTAAAGTGATCCTTACTACACCGACATAAGGCACACACCTGCCACCTCTGCATGTCCAGGCTGACTATGAACCGTGCCAAGCTAAAGTGATCCTTACTACACCGACATAAGGCACACACCTGCCACCTCTGCATGTCCAGGCTGACTATGAACCGTGCCAAGCTAAAGTGATCCTTACTACACCGACATAAGGCACACACCTGCCACCTCTGCATGTCCAGGCTGACTATGAACCGTGCCAAGCTAAAGTGATCCTTACTACACCGACATAAGGCACACACCTGCCACCTCTGCATGTCCAGGCTGACTATGAACCGTGCCAAGCTAAAGTGATCCTTACTACACCGACATAAGGCACACACCTGCCACCTCTGCATGTCCAGGCTGACTATGAACCGTGCCAAGCTAAAGTGATCCTTACTACACCGACATAAGGCACACACCTGCCACCTCTGCATGTCCAGGCTGGCTATGAACCGTGCCAAGCTAAAGTGATCCTTACTACTGCGACATAAGGCACACACCTGCCACCTCTGCATGTCCAGGCTGACTATGAACCGTGCCAAGCTAAAGTGATCCTTACTACTGCGACATAAGGCACACACCTGCCACCTCTGCACGTCCAGGCTGGCTATGAACCGTGCCAAGCTAAAGTGATCCTTACTACACCGACATAAGGCACACACCTGCCACCTCTGCATGTCCAGGCTGACTATGAACCGTGCCAAGCTAAAGTGATCCTTACTACACCGACATAAGGCACACACCTGCCACCTCTGCATGTCCAGGCTGACTATGAACCGTGCCAAGCTAAAGTAGTCGTTACTACACCGACATAAGGCACACACCTGCCACCTCTGCATGTCCAGGCTGACTATGAACCGTGCCAAGCTAAAGTGATCCTTACTACACCGACATAAGGCACACACCTGCCACCTCTGCACGTCCAGGCTGGCTATGAACCGTGCCAAGCTAAAGTGATCCTTACTACACCGACATAAGGCACACACCTGCCATCTCTGCACGTCCAGGCTGGCTATGAACCGTGCCAAGCTAAAGTGATCCTTACTACACCGACATAAGGCACACACCTGCCACCTCTGCATGTCCAGGCTGACTATGAACCGTGCCAAGCTAAAGTGATCCTTACTACACCGACATAAGGCACACACCTGCCACCTCTGCATGTCCAGGCTGACTATGAACCGTGCCAAGCTAAAGTGATCCTTACTACACCGACATAAGGCACACACCTGCCACCTCTGCATGTCCAGGCTGACTATGAACCGTGCCAAGCTAAAGTGATCCTTACTACACCGACATAAGGCACACACCTGCCACCTCTGCATGTCCAGGCTGGCTATGAACCGTGCCAAGCTAAAGTGATCCTTACTACTGCGACATAAGGCACACACCTGCCACCTCTGCATGTCCAGGCTGACTATGAACCGTGCCAAGCTAAAGTGATCCTTACTACTGCGACATAAGGCACACACCTGCCACCTCTGCATGTCCAGGCTGACTATGAACTGGTGCTCCTTGGCGAGGCCGCCGCCGCGGGCCTCCTCCGTCACCGGCGCTATGAACGGCAGCCCGTGCTCCTCGTCTGAAAACAACACCAATACATGGTTTAGCAGGAATGGATATTTGGCACatttttgaccccctccccccctccaccttggtgatatttggtgatttTAAAGCAAAACAATCGAAATTATGTCTGAAAATATGCCACCATCCATCACCACCATCCACCATCTACGCCCTCTTCCGTCTTATCCATCCTGTTACCATTTCCACCACGTACCATGCTCtcaacggagcggcagctgcCCTTATGTAATGCTAAAAAGCAGAAGGTATTTACCCACGTGACAGGAGACAGCGCCCTCTCTGACCAGGAACGAGAGATGGTAGACGTTCTCCACCGAGCGCGCGAAGCTTTCCGGGTTGAGCACGGTGTGGAAGTAGCTGAGCGGGGCTCCGGTGCGCTGGAAGGTCTTACCCACGTGGCAGGAGACAGCGCCTTCTCTAACCAGGAACGAGAGATGGTAGACGTTCTCCACGGAGCGCGCGAAGCTCCCCGGGTCGAGCACGGTGTGGAAGTAGCTGAGCGGGGCTCCGGTGCGCTGGAAGGTCTTACCCACGTGGCAGGAGACAGCGCCTTCTCTAACCAGGAACGAGAGATGGTAGACGTTCTCCACGGAGCGCGCGAAGCTCCCCGGGTCGAGCACGGTGTGGAAGTAGCTGAGCGGGGCTCCGGTGCGCTGGAAGGTCTTACCCACGTGGCAGGAGACAGCGCCTTCTCTAACCAGGAACGAGAGATGGTAGACGTTCTCCACGGAGCGCGCGAAGCTCCCCGGGTCGAGCACGGTGTGGAAGTAGCTGAGCGGGGCTCCGGTGCGCTGGAAGGTCTTGGTGACGAAGCGCTTCACGCGGGCCACCATCTCCGCGCCCTCTTCGGTCTTGTCCATTCTGGAAAACGATATTCATAgttattatttactaattttaCTATTAATGACGCAAAAACCGAAACATCTAAAATTGTCAGTAAAAGCTCGTATACACTGGCTTTTTGCAGGGACTCAATTTCATTACTGCATCGAGACTGAATCGCGACTG
This window harbors:
- the LOC134676271 gene encoding uncharacterized protein LOC134676271, which encodes MSKRKDKSSSGPSPSSSMTTRSRMSVDRKVQYRNFLEGFSKLELEGASMDEKMEYTTNVIKEADELLQQGSMEDRVKNPTESFLASRVLRAASQMAATCAAGVSGAVHVYDRRELAAHIKEKPEFWNVLFPLEAPVTCSLFGAFDAAPEERPRAERRRVERQALAEKKAPANVDKMDKTEEGAEMVARVKRFVTKTFQRTGAPLSYFHTVLDPGSFARSVENVYHLSFLVREGAVSCHVGKTFQRTGAPLSYFHTVLDPGSFARSVENVYHLSFLVREGAVSCHVGKTFQRTGAPLSYFHTVLDPGSFARSVENVYHLSFLVREGAVSCHVDEEHGLPFIAPVTEEARGGGLAKEHQFIVSLDMQRWQDLIKAFNIDQPMMVLKR